A window of Polaribacter litorisediminis contains these coding sequences:
- a CDS encoding polyprenyl synthetase family protein: MKPVEQIKLPIKSEMELFEKKFKDAMLSKAPLLNRITYYIVRRKGKQMRPMFVFLVAKMVSDGGFDERTYRGASVVELIHTATLVHDDVVDDSNRRRGFFSVNALWKNKIAVLVGDYLLSKGLLLSIDNEDFDLLKLISIAVREMSEGELLQIEKARKLDITEDIYFDIIRQKTATLIAACCGIGAASVGANQDTVQQMRKFGEYIGIAFQIKDDLFDYSDEKIGKPTGIDIKEQKMTLPLIYTLNNCSKKQKSWIINSIKKYNKDKVRVKEVIAFVKENGGIAYTISKMNDYKNKALVILENYPESAYKNSLVQMIEYVVARKV; the protein is encoded by the coding sequence ATGAAACCTGTAGAACAAATAAAACTTCCTATTAAAAGTGAGATGGAACTTTTTGAAAAAAAGTTCAAAGACGCGATGCTCTCTAAAGCACCACTTTTAAATAGAATTACATATTATATTGTTCGCAGAAAAGGAAAACAAATGCGACCCATGTTTGTTTTCTTAGTTGCTAAAATGGTTTCTGATGGCGGTTTTGATGAACGAACCTATAGAGGTGCTTCTGTGGTAGAATTAATCCATACTGCTACATTAGTGCATGATGATGTGGTAGATGATAGCAATAGAAGACGTGGTTTTTTCTCGGTAAATGCTTTATGGAAAAATAAAATTGCTGTTTTAGTGGGCGACTATTTGTTGTCAAAAGGATTGCTTTTATCCATAGATAATGAAGATTTTGATTTGTTAAAATTGATTTCAATTGCGGTTCGTGAAATGAGTGAGGGTGAACTGCTGCAAATAGAAAAAGCACGAAAACTAGACATTACAGAAGATATTTATTTTGATATTATTCGTCAGAAAACAGCTACTTTAATTGCAGCTTGTTGCGGAATAGGGGCAGCTTCTGTGGGTGCAAATCAAGATACAGTGCAACAAATGCGAAAATTTGGCGAATATATAGGAATCGCTTTTCAAATTAAAGACGATTTGTTTGATTATTCTGATGAAAAAATAGGAAAACCTACCGGCATTGATATCAAAGAACAAAAAATGACATTGCCTTTAATTTATACGCTGAATAACTGCTCTAAAAAACAAAAATCTTGGATTATTAATTCTATCAAAAAATATAACAAAGATAAAGTTAGAGTTAAAGAAGTAATTGCCTTTGTTAAAGAAAATGGCGGTATAGCATATACCATTTCTAAAATGAACGACTATAAAAACAAAGCTTTGGTTATTTTAGAAAACTACCCAGAATCTGCCTATAAGAATTCTCTTGTGCAGATGATTGAATATGTTGTAGCGCGCAAGGTTTAA
- a CDS encoding TonB-dependent receptor, with translation MIKNVILIIVFLSFSFASHSQIITIINKETKENLEQVTIFNRATNNYVTTNGKGQANISDFINVKILEIRFLGFKTKYLSYEILKKNNFLIQLIPTVLRTDEIVISATKWQQKTSDLASKIKAISPQEVALINPQTAADLLTVSGKVFVQKSQQGGGSPMIRGFATNRLLYTIDGVRMNNAIFRAGNIQNVISLDPFALEETEIIFGPGSVIYGSDAIGAVMSFKTLSPSLSLNEETLITGNAFSRFSSANEEKTYHTDFNLGYKKWAFVTSLSYNDYGDLRMGNNGPDEYVRNFYVERQNNQDIVISNKDNKIQNPSGYTQTNLMQKVRYKPNEKWNFEYGFHLSETSSYARYDRHLRTRNGNPRYGEWKYGPQKWMMNNFEINKKGNSLFYDYVTLRLTYQKFEESRISRNFNDSNRNTRTEKVDAYSTNLDFVKSFNRKSKFFYGTEYVLNDVNSTGVQTNIDTNISQKGPSRYPDANWSSLGFYASNQYDFSKKWVLQSGLRYNLYSLNATFNTTFYPLPFTQTTINDGAWTGSLGLVFKPAKDWLLSTNFSTAFRSPNVDDIGKVFDSEPGSVVVPNPNLKAEYAYNTDVSIAKTFGDYLKIEVTGFYTNLQNAIVRRDYTLNGLTEIMYDGELSNVQALQNAAAANVYGFQTSFEAELGKGLGISSDFNYQKGEEELDNGDTSASRHAAPWFGTTRVTYNASKLKAQFYADYSGSVAFNDLPITEKSKEFMYAIDENGNPYSPSWITLNVKTSYRFTENFLISTGVENLEDKRYRPYSSGIVSPGRNFVISLKATI, from the coding sequence ATGATTAAAAACGTTATTTTAATTATAGTATTCTTATCTTTTAGCTTCGCATCCCACTCCCAAATAATAACCATCATTAACAAAGAAACTAAAGAAAACTTAGAACAAGTAACTATTTTTAACAGAGCCACCAATAACTATGTAACTACTAACGGAAAAGGCCAAGCAAATATTAGCGACTTTATAAACGTAAAAATCCTAGAGATTCGTTTTCTTGGTTTTAAAACAAAATATCTCAGCTATGAAATTTTAAAGAAAAACAACTTTCTAATTCAATTGATTCCTACTGTTTTAAGAACTGATGAAATCGTAATTTCTGCAACAAAGTGGCAACAGAAAACATCCGACTTAGCCTCAAAAATCAAGGCAATCTCCCCTCAAGAAGTCGCATTAATAAACCCACAAACTGCCGCAGATCTGCTAACGGTTTCTGGTAAAGTATTTGTTCAAAAAAGCCAGCAAGGTGGCGGAAGCCCAATGATTAGAGGCTTTGCAACCAACAGATTACTCTACACAATTGACGGTGTTAGAATGAATAACGCAATTTTTAGAGCAGGAAATATTCAGAATGTAATTTCTTTAGATCCGTTTGCCTTAGAAGAAACAGAAATAATTTTTGGACCAGGTTCTGTAATTTATGGAAGTGATGCTATTGGGGCTGTTATGAGTTTTAAAACCCTGTCTCCTAGCCTATCTTTAAACGAAGAAACCTTAATTACGGGGAATGCTTTTAGTAGATTTTCATCTGCTAACGAAGAAAAAACATATCATACAGATTTTAATTTAGGATATAAAAAATGGGCATTTGTTACAAGCTTAAGCTACAACGATTATGGCGATTTACGAATGGGAAACAACGGACCCGACGAATATGTAAGAAATTTTTATGTAGAAAGACAAAATAATCAAGATATTGTCATCTCTAATAAAGACAATAAAATTCAAAATCCCTCTGGTTATACCCAAACAAATTTAATGCAAAAAGTAAGGTATAAACCAAATGAAAAATGGAATTTTGAGTATGGATTTCATTTATCCGAAACCTCTAGCTACGCCAGATATGATCGCCATTTAAGAACAAGAAATGGCAACCCGAGATATGGTGAATGGAAATACGGCCCACAAAAATGGATGATGAATAATTTTGAGATCAACAAAAAAGGAAACAGTCTTTTTTATGATTATGTAACTTTAAGGTTAACCTATCAAAAATTTGAAGAAAGCAGAATTAGTAGAAATTTTAACGATTCTAACAGAAATACAAGAACAGAAAAAGTAGATGCTTATTCTACAAATTTAGATTTCGTTAAAAGTTTTAATAGAAAAAGTAAGTTCTTTTACGGAACAGAATATGTTTTGAACGATGTAAATTCTACAGGAGTTCAAACAAATATTGATACAAATATTTCTCAGAAAGGTCCTAGCCGATACCCCGATGCCAATTGGTCTTCTTTAGGTTTTTATGCATCTAATCAATATGATTTTTCTAAAAAATGGGTGTTACAATCTGGTTTACGTTATAATTTATACAGTTTAAACGCTACCTTTAATACTACTTTTTATCCGCTTCCTTTTACACAAACAACCATAAATGACGGTGCTTGGACAGGTAGTTTGGGGTTGGTCTTTAAACCTGCAAAAGATTGGTTACTAAGTACAAATTTTTCAACAGCTTTTCGATCACCGAATGTAGATGATATTGGTAAAGTTTTTGATTCAGAACCAGGTTCTGTAGTAGTGCCTAATCCCAATTTAAAAGCAGAATATGCTTATAATACAGATGTTTCTATTGCAAAAACTTTTGGTGATTACTTAAAAATTGAAGTAACAGGATTTTATACCAATTTACAAAATGCTATCGTGCGAAGAGATTATACTTTAAACGGTCTTACTGAAATTATGTATGATGGCGAATTAAGCAATGTACAAGCGTTGCAAAACGCTGCAGCTGCAAATGTATATGGGTTTCAAACAAGTTTTGAAGCTGAATTAGGAAAAGGTTTAGGCATTTCATCAGACTTTAATTACCAAAAAGGAGAAGAAGAATTAGACAATGGAGATACAAGTGCTTCTAGACATGCCGCCCCTTGGTTTGGCACCACGCGCGTTACCTATAACGCAAGCAAATTAAAAGCGCAATTTTATGCAGATTATAGCGGTTCTGTAGCTTTTAATGATTTACCAATTACCGAAAAATCTAAAGAGTTTATGTATGCAATTGATGAAAATGGAAATCCATATTCTCCTTCTTGGATCACTTTAAATGTAAAAACGTCTTATCGATTTACAGAAAATTTTTTAATTTCTACGGGAGTAGAAAATTTGGAAGACAAACGTTACCGACCTTATAGCTCTGGAATTGTTTCTCCCGGAAGAAACTTTGTAATCTCTTTAAAAGCAACTATTTAA
- a CDS encoding GH3 auxin-responsive promoter family protein, giving the protein MAFPIVNSIISWFLKKRIHQIELFLKYPSDVQQELLLKLTYTARKTVFGQTHHFDTIKNYNDFAKHVPIQKYESIEPLIERCRKGEQNLFWPTQIKWFAKSSGTTNAKSKFIPVSNEALEYCHMKAGKDMLCLFINNNEETQLFTGKGLKLGGSSDIHEDGNSYFGDLSAIITENLPFWADYSSAPSQEVSLMAEWETKMEAIIDETIYEDITSLVGVPSWMLVLLNRVLERTGKDNILEVWPNLEVYFHGGVNFNPYREQYKKLIPKKDFQYYETYNASEGFFAIQDRNGSKELLLMLDYGIFYEFIPMKNYKGENSTTIPLSEVKTDVNYALVITTNSGLWRYLIGDTVRFTSLEPYRIKITGRTKHYINVFGEELNIENVEDALKLACEKTAATITDYTVGPIFMKDKNSGGHEWIIEFNEKPESMSYFTELLDNALKSINSDYEAKRYNSMALAMPKIHVAKKDLFYDWLKKRDKLGGQHKVPRLSNSRAFVDELLNL; this is encoded by the coding sequence ATGGCATTTCCCATAGTAAATTCAATCATTTCTTGGTTTTTAAAAAAACGGATTCATCAGATTGAACTATTTTTAAAATACCCTTCTGATGTTCAGCAAGAATTGTTGCTGAAATTAACGTATACGGCAAGAAAAACAGTATTTGGGCAAACGCATCATTTTGATACTATCAAAAATTACAACGATTTTGCAAAGCATGTTCCGATTCAAAAATACGAAAGTATAGAACCTTTAATTGAGCGTTGCAGAAAAGGAGAACAAAATTTATTTTGGCCCACTCAGATAAAATGGTTTGCTAAATCTAGCGGAACTACCAATGCTAAAAGTAAATTTATTCCGGTAAGCAATGAGGCTTTAGAATATTGCCACATGAAAGCAGGTAAAGATATGCTATGTTTATTTATTAATAATAATGAAGAAACACAATTATTTACCGGTAAAGGTTTAAAATTAGGCGGCAGTTCTGATATTCATGAAGATGGTAATTCCTATTTTGGAGATTTATCAGCAATTATTACCGAAAACTTGCCTTTTTGGGCAGATTATAGCTCTGCACCTAGCCAAGAAGTATCTTTAATGGCAGAATGGGAAACGAAAATGGAAGCTATTATTGATGAAACAATTTATGAAGATATTACCAGTTTAGTAGGGGTACCCAGTTGGATGTTGGTCTTATTAAACCGAGTTTTAGAGCGCACAGGAAAAGATAATATTTTAGAAGTTTGGCCAAATTTAGAAGTCTATTTTCATGGGGGCGTTAACTTTAATCCGTATCGAGAACAGTATAAAAAACTGATTCCTAAAAAGGATTTTCAATATTATGAAACCTATAATGCTTCCGAAGGATTTTTCGCCATACAAGATAGAAATGGTTCTAAAGAGTTATTGTTGATGCTAGATTATGGAATTTTCTATGAGTTTATCCCTATGAAAAATTATAAGGGAGAAAATTCTACCACAATTCCACTATCCGAAGTAAAAACGGATGTTAATTATGCTTTAGTCATTACAACCAATAGTGGTTTGTGGCGTTATTTAATTGGTGATACGGTTCGGTTTACATCTTTAGAACCTTATAGAATTAAAATTACCGGAAGAACAAAACACTATATTAATGTTTTTGGTGAAGAACTAAATATTGAGAATGTAGAAGATGCTTTAAAATTAGCATGTGAAAAAACAGCCGCAACAATTACCGACTATACAGTGGGTCCTATTTTTATGAAAGATAAAAACAGTGGTGGTCATGAATGGATTATTGAGTTTAACGAAAAACCTGAAAGCATGAGCTATTTTACAGAACTATTAGACAATGCTTTAAAATCTATTAATTCTGATTATGAAGCTAAAAGATATAATTCTATGGCATTGGCAATGCCTAAAATTCATGTTGCTAAAAAAGATTTGTTTTATGATTGGTTAAAGAAAAGAGATAAATTAGGCGGACAACATAAAGTGCCAAGATTGAGCAATTCTAGAGCTTTTGTTGATGAATTATTAAATCTCTAA
- a CDS encoding DUF2797 domain-containing protein gives MQYQGVLKKMKTENLEQIQYYLDMKTDFLNMNQLLNKEISISFVQYECLNCHLDKTVYRQGFCKSCFFDIPQAADWILKPELSQAHLDIEDRDLAYEKVVQLKPHIVYLANSSNVKVGVTRKGQVPTRWIDQGAHEAIEIVETPNRYLAGITEVALKAHVADKTNWRKMLKNDIEDVDLVVWRERLKAFIPEEAQQYFIENNSETSMNFPVHKYPEKPKSLNLIKTPKYIGKLVGIKGQYLIFDDETVLNIRSNEGLVVSIEV, from the coding sequence ATGCAATATCAAGGAGTGTTAAAAAAAATGAAAACTGAAAATTTAGAGCAAATTCAGTATTATTTAGATATGAAAACTGATTTTTTAAACATGAATCAGTTGTTAAACAAGGAAATTTCTATCAGTTTTGTACAATACGAATGCTTAAACTGCCATTTAGATAAGACAGTTTATAGACAAGGTTTTTGTAAATCTTGTTTTTTTGACATCCCGCAAGCCGCAGATTGGATTCTAAAACCCGAATTAAGCCAAGCTCATTTAGATATTGAAGATAGAGATTTGGCTTATGAAAAAGTGGTTCAATTAAAACCACATATTGTGTATTTAGCAAACTCTAGTAATGTAAAAGTTGGTGTGACTAGAAAAGGACAAGTGCCCACAAGATGGATAGATCAAGGAGCTCACGAAGCCATTGAAATTGTAGAAACTCCAAATAGATATTTAGCCGGAATTACCGAAGTTGCTTTAAAAGCACATGTTGCCGATAAAACGAATTGGCGTAAAATGTTAAAGAATGATATAGAAGATGTCGATTTAGTAGTATGGAGAGAACGATTGAAAGCTTTTATTCCCGAAGAAGCACAACAATATTTTATTGAAAACAATTCTGAAACTAGTATGAATTTCCCTGTGCATAAATATCCTGAGAAACCTAAAAGTTTAAATTTGATAAAAACACCAAAATACATTGGAAAATTAGTTGGCATTAAAGGACAATACTTAATTTTTGATGATGAAACTGTTTTGAACATAAGATCTAATGAAGGTTTGGTCGTTTCTATTGAAGTATAG
- a CDS encoding carbon-nitrogen hydrolase family protein, giving the protein MKNNLLKVALAQISPVWLSKEKTIEKIEKSILDAAKENCELIVFGEALLPGYPFWIGLTNGATWNSKTQKEIHAHYVRNSVTIEKGELDSICKLAKEHNIAIYLGIMERAANRGGHSIYASLVYINQEGNIKSVHRKLQPTYDERLTWAPGDGNGLQVHPLKEFTVGGLNCWENWMPLPRTALYGLGENLHVAVWPGSDHNTKDITRFIARESRSFVISVSCLMAKSDFPSDVPHYDEIVKDAPPILANGGSCIAGPDGEWIIEPVINKEGLLIETLDFNRVLEERQNFDVVGHYSRPDVTKLTVNRERQSTVSYDDIL; this is encoded by the coding sequence ATGAAAAACAACCTATTAAAAGTAGCCTTAGCACAAATTTCACCAGTTTGGTTAAGCAAAGAAAAAACAATCGAAAAAATTGAGAAATCAATTTTAGATGCGGCAAAAGAAAATTGTGAACTTATTGTATTTGGCGAAGCATTATTGCCTGGTTATCCTTTTTGGATTGGCTTAACAAATGGCGCAACATGGAACTCTAAAACTCAGAAAGAAATTCATGCGCATTATGTTCGTAATTCTGTAACGATAGAGAAAGGAGAATTGGATTCCATTTGCAAATTGGCAAAAGAACACAACATTGCTATTTATTTAGGAATTATGGAACGTGCAGCAAATAGAGGCGGACATAGTATTTATGCTTCTTTGGTGTACATTAATCAAGAAGGAAACATAAAATCTGTTCATAGAAAATTACAGCCTACATATGATGAACGGTTAACGTGGGCTCCAGGAGACGGAAATGGTTTGCAAGTACATCCTTTAAAAGAATTTACCGTTGGTGGTTTAAATTGTTGGGAAAATTGGATGCCTTTGCCTAGGACTGCCTTGTACGGTTTGGGCGAAAATTTACACGTAGCAGTTTGGCCAGGTTCTGATCATAATACGAAAGATATTACACGTTTTATTGCAAGAGAATCTCGTTCTTTTGTAATTTCTGTTTCTTGCTTAATGGCAAAATCTGATTTTCCTTCGGATGTTCCTCATTATGATGAAATTGTAAAAGATGCCCCACCTATTTTAGCAAACGGAGGTTCTTGTATTGCGGGTCCTGATGGAGAATGGATCATAGAGCCGGTTATCAATAAAGAAGGATTGCTTATAGAAACGTTAGATTTTAATCGAGTTTTAGAAGAACGTCAAAATTTTGATGTTGTAGGGCACTATTCGAGGCCAGACGTTACCAAATTAACGGTAAATAGAGAACGACAAAGCACGGTTTCTTATGATGATATTTTATGA
- a CDS encoding secondary thiamine-phosphate synthase enzyme YjbQ, translated as MIFEQKEIELKPYKRGFHSITENIVKALPEIKTLEKGFLKVFIKHTSASLTINEDADPTVRVDFESHFNKMVPENVAYYIHTYEGSDDMPAHIKSSLLGSSVEVPITKGKLNIGTWQGIYLCEHRNYGGSRKLVLSVFGV; from the coding sequence ATGATTTTTGAACAAAAAGAAATAGAACTGAAACCTTACAAAAGGGGTTTTCATTCCATTACAGAAAATATTGTGAAGGCATTACCAGAAATAAAAACTTTAGAAAAAGGATTTTTAAAAGTATTTATAAAACATACTTCGGCAAGTTTAACAATTAATGAAGATGCAGATCCTACGGTTAGAGTTGATTTTGAGAGTCATTTTAATAAAATGGTTCCAGAAAATGTGGCTTATTACATTCATACGTATGAAGGCAGTGACGATATGCCTGCACATATAAAATCTTCTTTATTAGGAAGTTCAGTGGAGGTGCCAATTACAAAAGGAAAATTAAATATTGGAACTTGGCAAGGAATTTATCTATGTGAACACAGAAACTATGGAGGTTCTAGAAAGTTAGTACTTTCGGTTTTCGGAGTTTAG
- a CDS encoding HAD family hydrolase — protein MIDFSKVKLVVSDMDGTLLNSKGEVSHRFFHLFKELQNRNIIFCAASGRQHNSIVSKLEVIKEQIYVIAENGGIAKKGNEVLLSNFLKPEKVLQLIPILREIKGANMVLCCNDAAYIESKDERFIELFQEYYHSFEVVENLIETAKTIPVFKVAVYHFESSENYIYPVIKHLNKEILLKVSGKNWLDISDEKANKGNALRAVQQLLNVTKAETMVFGDYHNDIEMMLEADFSFAMKNAHKDITELAKYATESNDNFGVEIILEKLVKN, from the coding sequence ATGATTGATTTTTCTAAAGTAAAATTAGTGGTTTCTGATATGGATGGTACTTTACTCAACTCAAAAGGAGAAGTTAGTCATCGTTTCTTTCATCTTTTTAAAGAGCTACAAAACCGTAATATCATTTTTTGTGCTGCAAGTGGCAGGCAACATAATAGCATTGTTTCTAAGTTAGAGGTTATTAAAGAACAAATTTACGTAATTGCAGAAAATGGCGGTATTGCTAAAAAAGGCAATGAAGTATTACTATCTAATTTTTTAAAGCCCGAAAAAGTATTACAACTGATTCCTATTTTAAGAGAAATTAAAGGCGCTAATATGGTGCTATGTTGCAATGACGCCGCCTATATAGAAAGTAAAGACGAACGTTTTATTGAACTATTCCAAGAATATTATCATAGCTTTGAAGTAGTCGAAAATTTAATTGAAACTGCAAAAACAATCCCTGTTTTTAAGGTTGCCGTCTATCACTTTGAATCCTCTGAAAATTATATTTACCCAGTAATTAAACATTTAAACAAAGAAATTTTACTCAAAGTATCCGGTAAAAATTGGCTCGATATTTCTGATGAAAAAGCCAATAAAGGAAATGCATTAAGAGCCGTACAACAACTTTTAAATGTAACCAAAGCAGAAACGATGGTTTTTGGTGATTATCATAATGATATAGAAATGATGCTAGAAGCAGACTTTAGTTTCGCGATGAAAAATGCACATAAAGACATTACAGAACTCGCTAAATATGCTACTGAAAGTAATGATAATTTTGGAGTGGAGATTATTTTAGAAAAACTGGTTAAAAACTAA
- a CDS encoding LacI family DNA-binding transcriptional regulator, giving the protein MKKLTIKDIAKEFNVSISTVSKALNDSYEISETTKNKIQKYAKENNYKPNFNALSLKNRSTKTIGIIIPTMLKYFFAQVFKGIEKTALERGYKVITCISNESFDKEVEIIEMLSNGSIDGFLVSLAKETELKEDYKHLQDTIKNGTPIVMFDRVAQTLDCDKIITDDLNAVENTVEFLYKSGHKNIAFVSTMSDFHIGKQRFMGYKKGLENVGLPYNDDLVVNIFDRDYKQYETILIPFLEKNKIDSIITTGESAAVASMKAGIKTGRKIPQDLSVIAFSNGILARHSSPKMTTISQHGEQMGASAAKILIDKLENKNTDTLTKVITTDLVIRDSTK; this is encoded by the coding sequence ATGAAAAAACTTACTATAAAAGATATCGCTAAAGAGTTTAATGTTTCAATATCTACGGTTTCAAAAGCTTTAAATGATAGCTACGAAATAAGTGAAACAACTAAGAATAAAATTCAAAAATACGCCAAAGAAAACAACTACAAACCCAATTTTAATGCATTAAGCTTAAAAAACAGAAGTACAAAAACTATAGGGATTATAATTCCTACTATGTTAAAGTATTTTTTTGCACAAGTTTTTAAAGGGATAGAAAAAACAGCATTAGAAAGAGGATATAAAGTAATTACTTGTATTTCTAATGAATCTTTTGACAAGGAAGTTGAAATTATTGAAATGCTTTCTAACGGCAGTATCGACGGATTTCTTGTTTCTTTAGCTAAAGAAACAGAACTGAAAGAAGATTATAAGCACCTTCAAGACACTATAAAAAACGGAACGCCCATTGTGATGTTCGACCGGGTTGCGCAAACCTTAGATTGTGATAAAATAATTACAGATGATTTGAATGCTGTAGAAAATACGGTGGAGTTTCTATACAAAAGTGGTCATAAAAATATTGCTTTTGTTTCTACAATGAGTGATTTTCATATCGGAAAACAGCGTTTTATGGGATATAAGAAAGGATTAGAAAATGTTGGTTTACCGTATAATGATGATTTAGTCGTTAATATATTTGACAGAGATTACAAGCAATATGAGACTATTTTAATTCCTTTTTTAGAAAAAAATAAGATTGATAGTATTATTACTACAGGCGAATCTGCCGCAGTTGCCTCTATGAAAGCAGGAATAAAAACAGGACGTAAAATTCCACAAGACTTATCTGTCATTGCATTTTCTAACGGAATTTTAGCGAGACATTCTAGTCCTAAAATGACAACCATTAGTCAGCATGGAGAACAGATGGGAGCATCTGCAGCTAAAATTTTAATTGATAAATTAGAAAATAAAAATACAGACACCCTAACCAAAGTCATTACCACCGATTTAGTAATAAGAGATTCTACCAAGTAA
- a CDS encoding mannosyltransferase produces MSFYYKYKDAFLIFFSVIIYFVFAYFLERTAFNKLLILWVLLFGCFYLLIKSKQISFKTLVVIAVIFRLIFLFATPNLSQDFYRFIWDGRMILEGFNPYISLPQTFIREGLHPIAEASTLYEGMGTLNGSNYTNYPPLNQLCFLIAAILSSKSIFGAILVLRIIIILAEIGILFFAKKLLVKLQIPIKNVFWYALNPFIIIEMTGNLHFEPVMLFFLIFGMYKLYQQKWILAAILIACSIAVKLIPLLFLPLFFQWFVKPKVILKEVKPSLSSKNKTNIKKEKWTLNDIGISKLITFYGIVFLINILLFLPFYSPELITNYSNSVGLWFKTFEFNASFYYLFREIGYLFRGYNEIAIIGKITPILTIIFLLMVTFFRKNTPLKQLFTAMLFVLCFYYFTTTTLHPWYLATPLILSIFTKYRFPVVWSLVIILSYQAYANSPWQENLWFVFIEYLVVFLYLIYEIKDTKNQNRII; encoded by the coding sequence ATGTCTTTTTACTATAAATATAAAGACGCTTTTCTTATCTTTTTTAGTGTAATTATTTACTTTGTATTTGCTTATTTTTTAGAAAGAACTGCCTTCAATAAACTACTGATACTATGGGTTTTGCTATTTGGATGTTTTTATCTGCTCATAAAAAGCAAACAAATTTCATTTAAAACACTCGTTGTCATTGCTGTTATTTTTAGATTGATATTTCTCTTTGCTACTCCAAATTTATCACAAGATTTTTATCGATTTATTTGGGATGGCAGAATGATTCTTGAAGGATTCAATCCCTACATATCTTTACCACAAACATTTATTCGAGAAGGATTGCATCCAATTGCAGAAGCTTCAACTTTATACGAGGGAATGGGCACTTTAAATGGAAGCAATTACACAAATTATCCGCCCTTAAATCAACTTTGTTTTTTAATTGCAGCCATTTTGTCTAGTAAAAGTATTTTTGGAGCTATTCTAGTTTTAAGAATCATCATTATTCTCGCTGAAATCGGAATTTTATTTTTTGCCAAAAAACTATTGGTAAAATTACAAATTCCTATAAAAAATGTTTTTTGGTATGCACTAAATCCGTTCATCATCATAGAAATGACTGGCAATTTACATTTTGAACCCGTAATGCTTTTCTTTTTGATTTTTGGTATGTACAAACTTTATCAACAAAAATGGATTTTGGCTGCAATTCTTATTGCTTGTTCTATTGCTGTAAAATTAATTCCGCTGTTATTTTTACCTTTATTTTTTCAATGGTTTGTGAAGCCTAAGGTTATTTTAAAAGAAGTGAAGCCCTCTCTTTCTTCTAAAAACAAGACGAATATAAAGAAAGAAAAATGGACTCTTAACGATATAGGAATCAGCAAACTAATTACTTTTTACGGAATTGTTTTCCTCATAAATATTCTTCTATTCCTTCCTTTTTATTCACCCGAATTAATTACAAACTATAGTAATTCCGTGGGTTTATGGTTTAAGACTTTTGAGTTTAATGCAAGTTTCTATTATCTTTTTAGAGAAATCGGCTATTTATTTAGAGGATATAATGAAATTGCTATTATTGGAAAAATAACCCCCATTCTGACTATTATTTTCCTACTTATGGTAACTTTTTTCAGAAAAAACACCCCTTTAAAACAATTATTTACAGCAATGTTATTTGTATTATGTTTTTATTATTTTACCACCACAACCTTACATCCTTGGTATTTGGCAACCCCCTTAATACTATCTATTTTTACAAAATATAGGTTTCCTGTTGTCTGGAGCTTGGTCATTATTTTAAGTTATCAAGCGTATGCAAATTCGCCTTGGCAAGAAAACTTATGGTTTGTTTTTATTGAGTATTTGGTTGTATTTTTGTATTTAATTTATGAAATAAAGGATACAAAGAACCAAAATAGGATAATTTAA